The sequence AACCGGAGGCGTCGGCGCGGGATCTCGGGCCCGGCCACTTCTCGTTCAACGTCGCGCTCGGGCGCTGCGAGGCGTGCGCGGGCGAGGGGAGCGAGACGATCGAGATGCAGTTCCTCGCCGACGTGTCGCTGACCTGCCCGACCTGCAAGGGCAAGCGGTTCCGCGACGAGGTGCTCGAGGTGAAGCTCGACGGCCGCTCGGTCGCCGACGTGCTCGACCTCTCGATCGACGAGGCGTTCGAGGTCTTCATGGGGCAGCCCGCGGTCCGGCGGGCGCTCGCGCCGCTCAAGCAGCTCGGCCTCGGCTACCTCACGCTCGGCCAGCCGCTCTCGACGCTCTCCGGCGGTGAGGCGCAGCGGCTGAAGATCGCGCGCGCGCTCGGCGAGCCCTGCGCGGGCGCGCTCTTCCTCCTCGACGAGCCGAGCGCCGGCCTTCACCCCGAGGAGGTGACGCACCTCAACGCCGCGCTCTCCGTGCTCGTGGCCGAGGGCGCGTCCGTGATCGTCGTCGATCACGATCTCGACGTCATCGCCGCGGCGGATTGGGTCGTCGATCTCGGCCCGGGCGCGGGCAGCGAGGGCGGGAGCGTCGTCGCCGAGGGGACGCCCGAGGCGGTGGCCAGGACGGCGACGCGGACCGGCGTCTCGCTGGCGGAGTGGTTCGCGCAGCGGGGCGACGGCGGCGCTCGGCGTCCGCGGCGCGGTGCGGCGGCGGCCCCTGCGGCCCCGAAGCCCGGCAAGCGCGGCGGCGCCGCCGCGCGCGCGTCGCTCGACCGGGGGCGGATCGAGGTCGAGGGCGCCCGCGAGCACAACCTCGCCGAGGTCTCGACCGTGATCCCGCACGGCGAGATCGTCGTCGTCACCGGCCCGAGCGGCTCTGGCAAGAGCACGCTCGCGTTCGACGTGGTCTTCGCCGAGGGCCAGCGGCGCTTCCTCGAGACGCTGACCCCCTACGCGCGCCAGTTCCTCCCCACGCTGCCGCGGCCGGACGTCGATCGCGTCACCGGCGTCCCCCCCTCGATCGCGCTCGAGCAGCGCACAACGCGCTCCGGCGCCAACTCGACCGTCGCGACCGTGACCGAGATCGCGCACTACCTGCGGCTGCTCTACGCCAAGGTCGGCGAGGCGCGCTGCCCGGACTGCGACGTGCCGATCGAGGCGCGATCGCCGGACGAGGTCTACCGCTCGCTCGTCTCGACGCGCGGCGCGCGGACGCTCCTCGCCCCCGCCGTCGTGGCGCGCAAGGGGACGTACCTCGACGTCTTCACCGCCGCCGCCCGGGCCGGCATCACCCGCGCGCTCGCCGACGGCGAGCCGTGCGCGACCGACAGCCCTCCTCGCCTCGACAAGCGCCGCGAGCACTCGATCGATCTCGTGATGTACGAGGGGCGCATGGACGGGCTGGATCGCGCCCTCTTCGATCGCGCCCTCTCGTTCGGTCGCGGCGCGGTCAAGCTCGTCGGCGGCCGCGGCGGAGAGCAGCTGCTCTCCACGACGCGCACGTGCCCGCGCTGCGGTGTCGGTGTCCCGGAGCTCGATCCTCGCTGGTTCTCCTTCAACACGAAGCAGGGCCGCTGCGCGTCGTGCGAGGGGACGGGCGCCTCGGACTTCGACGACGACGCGCTCGCGACGCCCGACCCGTGCGAGGACTGCGGCGGCTCGCGCCTCGCGCCGATCCCGCGCGCGGTCCGGCTCGCCGGAGAGCGTTACCACCAGGCGTCGGGCCGCTCGGTCGCGGCCGCGGCCGCGTGGGCGAGGGGGCTACAGTTCACGGGCGATCGCGCGCTGATCGCCGAGGCGCCGCACAAGGAGCTCTGCCGCCGGCTCGACTTCGTCTGCGAGGTGGGCCTCGGCTACCTCACGCTCGATCGGCGCGCGGCCACCCTCTCGGGCGGCGAGATGCAGCGCCTGCGGCTCGCGGCGCAGCTCGGCAGCGGCCTCACCGGGGCGCTGTACGTCCTCGACGAGCCGACCATCGGCCTGCACCCGCGCGACACCGACCGGCTGCTCGGCAACCTCCGGAGGCTCGCCAGCATGGGGAGCACCGTGCTCATGGTGGAGCACGACGCCGACACGATCCGCGCGGCGGATCACCTGATCGACCTCGGCCCCTCGGGCGGGCGCAAAGGCGGCCGGATCGTCGCGGCGGGGCCGTCGCGCGCGGTGCTCGCGAACCCCGACTCGCCGACCGCCCGAGCGCTCGCCGGCGAGGACGCGCTGCTCAGCGCGCGCCCGGCGCGCCCTCAGGTGCGCGAGCAGATCGAGCTCCTCGGCGCCCGCGCGCACAACCTCCAGGGGGACACGCTCCGCATCCCCGCGGGGCGGATGACGGTGATCGCCGGCGTGTCCGGCTCGGGGAAGAGCACGCTGATCCAGAAGGTGCTCTACCCCGCCGCGCGCCGCGCGCTGAAGCTGGAGGCGCCCGAGCCGGGACCGCACAAGGCGCTGCGGCTGCCGAAGGGCATCCTGCGGGCGGTGGCCGTCGATCAGTCGCCCATCGGGCGGACGCCGCGCTCGATCCCCGCGACGTTCCTTGGCGTCTGGGACGAGGTCCGCAAGCTCTACGCTGCCTGCCCCGACGCGCAGGTGCGCGGCTACGGCCCTGCGCGGTTCTCCTTCAACACGGCCTCCGGCGGGCGGTGCCCCGCGTGCGAGGGGCAGGGCGTCATCGCGCACGAGATGTCGTTCTTGCCGGACGTGACCACGCCGTGCGAGGCGTGCGGCGGCGCGCGCTTCGAGCCGGCGACGCTCGACGTGCGCTACCTCGGCCTGTCCGTCGGCGAGCTCCTGGATCTCACCGCGGAGGAGGCCGTCGAGGTCTTCGCGGCCCACCCGAAGATCCGCGCCCCGCTCTCGACGATGTGCGATCTCGGCGTGGGCTATCTCCACATCGGGCAGGGTTCGCACACGCTCTCGGGCGGCGAAGCCCAGCGTCTCAAGCTCGCGGCGGAGCTGACGGCCGGCGCGCGGCCGAAGCCCACGCTGTATGTGCTCGACGAGCCAACGACCGGCTTGCATCTGGCGGACGTGACGCGCCTGGTCCGCGTGCTCGATCGCCTCGTCGAGCGCGGCGACACGCTGGTGATCATCGAGCACCACCCGGCGGTCATCGCGTGCGCGGATCACGTGGTGGAGCTCGGCCCGGAGGGCGGCGCCGGCGGCGGGCGCATCGTGGCGGAGGGCACCCCGCGCGAGGTGGCGCGTCAGCCGACGGCGACGGGCGAGGTGCTAAAGCGGATCTTCGCGAAGGCTACCTGAGCGGGCGCGCCGCGCGAACCGGCGCGCCGTCCCAGGGAGCGCGGCTCAGCCGCCTGCGCGCTTCGCGTACTGGTACGCGGTGTAGGCGGAGATCACGTGGCAGATCCAGCCGAGCCAGCCGCCCGAGCCGATCCACAGGCCGGGGGTGACGATCAGCCAGAAAATGCAGCGCAGGAACGCGCCGTTGTAGAGCTGTCCAACGCCCGGAATAAGGAAAGAAAGCACGGCGGCGGTCCCGGATTTGCTCATGGCATCGGAACCTGATCACCGTGACCGCCCTGTCAAGCGGGCTCGTGCGACCTCGGCACGGACCCGCCGCGCCGCTGCCAGCGGCACAGCGGGCGGCGCAGGACAGCTCAGTGGCTGCCTGGCAGGACGATCCTTCGACGACCCGTCGAGGACGTGGAAGGGGTCGGCGCAGGGGTCGTCGCTGTGGCGGTAGGCGCAGGGGTCGTCGCCGTGGCGGTGGGCGTCGGGGTCGTCGCTGTGGCGGTAGGCGCAGGGGTCGTCGCCGTGGCGGTAGGTGCAGGGGTCGTCGCCGTCGGCTTGGGTTGTGTTTGCGCCGTCGGCTTCGGGGCCGCCACGGGGGCCGGCTCCGCCGCGGGAGGCTGCGGCGCGGTCGCCGCGGGGGTGGCGGCCGTCGGCGGGGGAGGCGCCGGATCGCCGGCGACCGACGCAGGCGCCGGGGGCGCCTCGATGGGCGTCAGCGCTGCGGCATCTTCGGACGACCCTCGGCTGCGGATCACGAAGAAGGCGGTCGTCAGCCCTCCGATGAGCACGAACGCGCCGATCCCGATCAGCGCGAGCGTCGGGCCGGAGCTCTTCGCGCGAGGCCGTGCGGGGATCGGCGCCGGGTACAGCGCGCCGCCACCCGGCGGCTGGGGAGCGCCGCCGGCATGAAAGCCCGGCGGTCCGCCGGCTCCAAGGCCACTCGGGGCCCCGAACGGCGAGCCGCCGTACGGGCTGGGAGGTTGGGGCGGCTGCCCGTAAGCGCTCCCAGCTCCAGGAGGGCCGCCGTAATTCGCTGTCGCACCGGGGCCGTACGGGCCGGGTGCTCCGGGCGGCGGCGCGCCGTACGGGCCTGCGGGAGCGCCGTAAGGGCCGGGCGTTCCGGGGGGCGCGCTGTTGGTCCCGCCTTCGACGAGGGTCCGCGGGACGGCTGCGCCAGCGGCGTTCGGATCATGCGGCGCGGTGCCGGGCGGCACGGGAAAGGCGCCCTGCGGCGAGTTGAGCCCTGCGAGCGGAGGCTCGCCGGGCACGGTCTTGCCAGGGCCGTACATGCCGCTCGGGGGCGCAGGCCATCCCGGCGGCGGACCGCTATTCTGGTTGCTCATCGAGATCGCATCCTACCTACCGTACGCGTCGGGCGCGTCAGTTGTTGGGTACGATGATCACGCGTCGTCGAGGCCTGTCCGGCGGCGTGGTGGTGGTCGGGTTCGTCGTCGGCGGGCTCGTCGTCGGCGGGCTCGTCGTGTTCGGCTGGGGGTTGGCCGGCGGCTGTGCGCTGGTCGGCGCGGGGAACGGGAACGGCGGCAGCGTCGACGGGATGACCCAGGGGAGCTGGGGGATGATCGTCGTCCCGCTGGGGCGTGTCGTCGGCGCCGTCGTGGTCGGCGGCGTTCCCGTCGTGCTCGGTGTGGCCGGGGGCTTCGCCGTCGTGGTCGGCCGGGGCGGAGGCTTGGCGACCACGGGCGGCTCAACAGGAGGCGGCGTCACCGCCGGGGGCGTCACGGCGGTGGGCGTCGTCGCGGGCGGGCTCGGATCCGAAGGCACCGTGTTGGCCGGCTGGAGGGTCGGAAGGGCCGGCCCCACGTCGGCCTGCTCCTTCCGGCTCAGCTCGTTGGCGATGTACAGACCGCCGACGACGGCTCCCGTGATCCCCGTGGCGAGCAGCAGGATGGCGAACAGCGAAGTCCCGCGTCGTGCGGGCCGCTGCGCGCCGTGCGCCGACGCGCTCTGCGAGATCCTCGGCAGCGGATCCATCGGCGCCGTCCCAGGGATGTAGCCCTGCGCGCCGCCGCCATACGCACCGCCATACCCTGGCGCTGGACCGCCGTTGAATCCGCCGCCCGGGACCCCGCTCCTGTCGATGAACGGCGCGCCTCCGACCGCCGTCCCTCCCGGGCGCGGCGACACATCGAACGGTCCCGGCTCGTGGCTCGTGGCAGGCACCCCCTGGGGGGGAGCGTAGGGGGCGGCGCTGACGGTCGCCGGCTGCGCGATCTGGGGATAGCCCCCTTGGGCGAAGTACGGGCCTGAGGAGGGCTCTGGCCTCGGCGTGAACCCTGGAGCCGACGCCGAGGGACCACGGGCATCCGAGGAGAAGCCGCCCATGGGGGTCGAGGGCCCGAGACCGCCCGGGGGGCCGCTCGACGCGTGCTGCGCGCCGCCGTCCTCCGGCGGAATCGTCTTGGGAACGGAGCTGGTGCGACCGTCCCCCATCGCGTTGGTCGCGGGCGCCGCTGCGGAGGGCGTGAGCATGCCGGGCGCCGCGAGGGCTGCTGCCAGGGCGGCCCCGGACGACCGCGCCATGCTGACCTCGGACGGCGCAGGGGTGAGCGCCGACGGGGCGCGGGCGGCTCGGGCGAACGGCTCCAGGGCGCTGCGGAACTCGGCGGTGGTCGCGAAGCGATCCGGCGGCGAGGCCGCCATGGCGCGGTGGATGGCGGCGCAGAGGCCGGGCGCGAGCTCCGGCGCCAGGTCGGAGAGCCGCGAGATCTGGCCCGAGAGGTAGGCCCCCGCGATCTGCTGCGGCTCATCGCCGCCGACCGGCCGGCGGCCGGCCAGCATCTCGAAGATGATGACGCCCAGCGAGAAGATGTCGGCGCGCGCGTCGACGGAGTCCGCCGAGTAGGCCTGCTCGGGCGCCATGTACTCGGGGGTGCCCATGATCACGCCGGGGCGCGTCAGCCCGCGATCGAGCTCCCCCGTGACCTTCAGCTTGGCGATGCCGAAGTCGAGCAGCTTGATGAGCGGCTCTCCCTTGGCCGTCTTCGTGATGATCACGTTGTCCGGCTTGAGGTCCCGGTGGACGACGCCCGCGCGATGGGCGGCCTCGACGCCCTCGAGCATCTGCATCGCGTACTCGAGCGCGTCGGGGTACCCGAGACGGACGCCTGCGCGGTAGAGCTCCTCGTAGAGGGTCTGGAGCGTCTTCCCCTCCAGGTACTCCATCACGATGAACGCCAGGCCGGACGCCGTCTGGTCGACGTCGCTGACGCGAACCACGTGCGCGCTCTGGATCTGCGCGGAGACGCGCGCCTCCTGAAGGAAGCGCTGCACGAGGCCGGAGCGGCGGGACAGCTCGGGGTGGAGAAACTTGAGGGCGACCGTCGTCCCCAGCACCTCGTGGCGGGCTTCGTAGACGCTCCCCATGCCGCCATCGCCGATGAGGCGCACGAGTCGGTACTTGTTGTTGATGACCTGGCCTGCCTGCGGACGCATCGATCTCCGTTGAGGGCGCTGGAGTTGCTCGGAGAGTCTCACAGGCTGGTAGACGAACGTCAGCCCCATTTGTGCGACACAGCGTCGCGATGATCGCGATCCGCCCTGCTTTTCGGCGCCGCAAGCCCCATCCATTCCCGCCCGCGTCCCGTCCAGGGCGCCCCTACGGCTGAGGTCGAACGCTCCAGCATACACGTGCCCCTGCAAGGAGCTGTGGTGACGCGATGCGTTGTCGGGGTTCGTGTGGGCGCGACAGCGCTGATGCGCGCGTGCGGGACCGAGTATACCTGGGAGCGCCGCGTGGGAGCGGCGCCGAGGAGATGCCTGTGCTGGCTGCGCCGTTGCTCGATGCCCTGATCGATCGCTCTCTCGAAGAAGACCTCGCGGGAGGCGATCTCACCACCGAGGCGTGTGTCGAGGCTTCCGCGCGCGCGACCGCGAAGGCGGTCGCGCGCAAGCCGCTCGTCGCGTGCGGGGGCGACGTGTTCCTGCGCGTCTTTCAGCGCCTGGATCGGCAGGTGGAGGGCGAGGTGCTCGTCGCGGACGGCACGGCCGTCGGCGCCGGCACCGTGCTGTGGACGGTGCGTGGCCGCGCGCGCTCGCTCCTCAGCGCGGAGCGCACCGCGCTCAACCTCGCGCAGCGGATGAGCGGCGTCGCCTCCGAGGCGCGTCGCTACGCCGAGGCGATCCCGGCCGGGTCGGGCGTGCGGATCACCGACACCCGCAAGACGACGCCCGGTCTCCGCGGGCTGGAGCGCTACGCGGTGCGCGTGGGCGGCGCGCACAACCACCGCGACAGCCTGGGGAGCGCCGTGCTCATCAAGGACAACCACATCGTCGCGGCGGGCGGCATCGCGACCGCCATCGCCCGCGCGCGGGCGCGCGCCCCGCACACGACGAAGGTCGAGGTCGAGGTCGCCTCGCTGCAGGAGCTCGATCAGGCGCTGGCCGCCGGCGCCGACATCATCATGCTCGACAACTTCACGCTGGCCGACGTCAAGGTCGCGTCCGCGCGCGTGCGGTCGGCGCAGCACGGCCGGCCTCTCCTCGAGGTCTCCGGCGGCATCACGCTGGAGCGCATCCCCGAGCTCGTCGCGGCGGGCATCGACGTCATCAGCGTCGGGGCGCTGACGCATTCGGCGCGCGCGGCCGACATCGCGCTGGATCTCTCGCTGTGAGGCGGCTCGACGGGGAGGCGATCGAGCGCGAGCTCTCGCGGCTGGGCGCGTCGTTCGGGAAGCCGCTGGCCGTGGCGGCCGAGACCGCGTCGACGAACGACGACGCGCGGAGCGCGGCCGCTGCCGGCGCCCCGCACGGGGCTGCGTTTCTGGCCGACGCGCAGACGCAGGGTCGGGGGCGCGGCGGGCGCTCCTGGCACTCTCCGCCCGGCGAGAACCTCTACCTGTCGGTGGTGTTGCGCCCGAGCCTGCCGGCGAGCCGCGTGGCCCCCATCGCGCTCGTCATGGGGCTCGCCGTCGCGTCCGTCATCGAGCGGCGGCTCGCGCCTCTTCCGTCCCGCGGCGCATCGGCCGACGGCTCCGTCGTCGAGGTGCGGCTCAAGTGGCCCAACGACGTGCTCGCCGGGGGCCGCAAGCTGGCGGGGATCCTCGTCGAGGCCCAGCTGCGCGGCGAGTCCGTGAGCAGCGTGATCGTCGGCGTTGGGCTCAACGTCCATGCGTCGAGCTTCCCGCCGGATCTGTCGGCCCGGGCCACGTCGCTCGCGATGCTCGGGATCGACGACGTCCCGCGCGAGCTCCTCGCCGCGGAGCTGCTCCAGGCGATCGGCGACGCGGCGGCGAGGTTCGAGGCAGGAGAGCTCGCGCCCTTCGCGGAGGATCTCGCCCGGATGGACTGGCTGCGCGGCCGTCGCGTCGAGGTCGCGGGGGTGGTCGGCGTCGCGGCGGGGATCGATCCGGAGGGACACCTGCTCGTCCGCGGCGCGGACGGCATCCTCCGGGCGGTGGCGGCGGGCGAGGTCAGCGTCATCTCCAGCTGAGCGCCCCGAGCCGCTTGCGTTGCGCGCTCGGCGCGGCCAAAGCTTCCGCCCCACCTCGGGTCGCCGGCGGCGCGGCGCCGCCGAGGCCGACCGAGGCTCCTCGGAGGCGTCGCTTCCTTGAAAGAAGACACCCTCGTCGTCCACGAAATCTACGCCAGCGTGCAGGGCGAATCGACGTTCGCCGGGCTGCCGTGCACCTTCGTCCGGCTCACCGGCTGCAACCTGCGCTGCGCCTGGTGCGACACGGCGCAGGCCTTCTACGGCGGCAAGCGGATCCGCCGCGGCGAGGTCCTGGAGCGCGCGCTGGCCCTCGGCACGCCGCTCGTCGAGCTCACGGGGGGCGAGCCTCTCCTTCAGCCCGGGTCGTTCCCGCTCCTCGCGGAGCTCTGCGACGCGGGCCGGACGGTCCTCGTCGAGACCAGCGGCGAGGCAGACGTGTCGCGCGTCGATCCGCGCGTGCACAAGATCATGGACCTGAAGGCGCCTGGCTCGGGGGAATCCCACCGGAACCGCTGGTCGAACCTGGATCACCTCACGCCGCGCGACGAGATCAAGTTCGTGCTCGCCGATCGGGCGGACTACGACTGGATGCGGGAAACCATCCGCGAGCGGCGCCTCGACGCGCGCGGCGTGACGCTGCTCGCCTCGTGCGTCTGGGGCAAGCTGTCGCCGAAGGAGCTCGTCCAGTGGGTGCTCGACGACGGCCTCCGCGTCCGGGTGCAGGTCCAGCTCCACAAGGTGATCTGGGGAGCGGACGCGCAGGGGGTCTGACCCGCGGGTCGCCCCCCGCGCTGCGGCTCGTGGCGGTGAGGGCGGCGTCCTTCTCTCGCAGCCTCAGCCCTCGCCGCGCACAAACTGCTCGAAATCTTCGACGTCGCGGGGCGAGCCGAGGACGAGCGGCACGCGCTCGTGGAGCGACCTCGGGACCCTGTCGAGGATGCGCTCGGCCCCCGTGCTCGCCTTTCCGCCCGCGGCCTCGAAGATGAACGCGAACGGGTTCGCCTCGTAGAGCAGCCGCAGCTTTCCCTGGCCGCCGCGATCGGCGGGGTACGCGAAGATGCCGCCCTTGAGCAGCGTCCGGTGCGCGTCCGCGACCAGCGATCCGACGTAGCGTGCGCCGTACGGCCGCCCCTCGTGCTTGCTGTCCTCCTTGATCCACGCGTTCCAGCGGCGCACGCTCTCCGGCCATCGCGCGCTGTGGCCTTCGTTGATGGAGTATGTCGAGCCGCGCTCGGGGATCCGGATGTTCTCGTGAGAGAGAAAGAACTCTCCCACGGTCGGGTCGTAGGTGAAGCCGTGCACGCCGCCCAGGCCGGTCGTGATGACGAGCAGCGTCGACGAGCCATAGAGCACGTAGCCGGCCGCGACCAGATCGCGGCCGGGGCGAAGGAAATCCGAGGGATCGGCGCCCATCTTTGCGTCGCTCTTCCGGAGCACACCGAAGATCGTGCCGATCGAGATGTTCACGTCGATGTTGGACGAGCCGTCGAGCGGGTCCACGACGACGATGTACTTGGCCCGTGGGTCCGTGCAGAGGAGCCTCATTTCACCGAGCTCCTCGCTCACCACGGCCGCGCAGTGCCCGCGCCTTCCCAGCACGCTGAGCAGCGTCTCGTTGGCGACCTCGTCGAGCTTCTGCACGACCTCGCCCTGGACGTTGGTCTGTCCCGTGTATCCGAGCACGTTGGCGAGGCCGGCCCGCCGGACCTTGGACGTCACGAGCTTCGCCACCAGGCCGAACTGGTTCAGGAGGGAGGTGAACGCCCCTGTCGCCGCGGGGAACCCGAGCATTCCTTCGAGGATGTACGTCTCGAGCGTGATCCCGATGCGCGACGGCGCCTCCGGCGGCTTCCAGCTCAGATCCCGTTGGTCCGACATGATCCCTCCGCGTTGTCGGCGAGGACGTTACCGCCCCGCCACGTGCTCGCGCTCGCGTCCGCCGCTGTGGCCCCCGAGGCGGACCGGC comes from Sorangium aterium and encodes:
- the uvrA gene encoding excinuclease ABC subunit UvrA, whose protein sequence is MHSISLRGARTHNLQGIDLDFRPGELVAIAGVSGAGKSSLALDTLYSEGQRRFVESFSPYARQFLERLERPPIDALEPVAAGVAVDRRAPVKSSRSTVATMADLEPYFCALFAREAVPVCPSCEVPAARTDPARAADLAASAHEGATALVTYPIPVAGTERFLDVRESLLAAGYRRLLVRGEARDIDTVAPSEAMSGVDKVEVIVDRVRVAPRERRRLGAAIEEAWKGSGGDASLHLQRKADEQVGQGAGPTRLRLVRGLACPSCARAFDPPRPGLFSYQSPTGACPSCRGFGRTLGIDYDKVIPDASKSIAGGAIRPWNGRSTTWERKLLRAFCERKGIRTDKPWRDLSDAQRALVLEGEGSWTQGKYPGVKAWFRWLETRTYKMHVRVLLARYRTYDVCVACNGKRLSPESLLYRVGGLDLAAWHELELRDARARLEAERPQTGQGEMARRELIARLGYLERVGLGYLSLARQARTLSGGEAQRVALTAALGTSLTGALFVLDEPTVGLHPTDIPPLIAAMRELADRGNAVLVIEHEPLVVRASDRVVELGPGAGKQGGRVTFDGPPDGLAARGPLAPARAERRAPSGKITIHGARENNLRDVTVDVPLGVVVAITGPSGSGKSTLVNDVLYRHVARARGYKDVEAPGLYRRIEGTADIRTVTLVDQAPLGRTSRGNPATYTGAWNRIRALFAEQPEASARDLGPGHFSFNVALGRCEACAGEGSETIEMQFLADVSLTCPTCKGKRFRDEVLEVKLDGRSVADVLDLSIDEAFEVFMGQPAVRRALAPLKQLGLGYLTLGQPLSTLSGGEAQRLKIARALGEPCAGALFLLDEPSAGLHPEEVTHLNAALSVLVAEGASVIVVDHDLDVIAAADWVVDLGPGAGSEGGSVVAEGTPEAVARTATRTGVSLAEWFAQRGDGGARRPRRGAAAAPAAPKPGKRGGAAARASLDRGRIEVEGAREHNLAEVSTVIPHGEIVVVTGPSGSGKSTLAFDVVFAEGQRRFLETLTPYARQFLPTLPRPDVDRVTGVPPSIALEQRTTRSGANSTVATVTEIAHYLRLLYAKVGEARCPDCDVPIEARSPDEVYRSLVSTRGARTLLAPAVVARKGTYLDVFTAAARAGITRALADGEPCATDSPPRLDKRREHSIDLVMYEGRMDGLDRALFDRALSFGRGAVKLVGGRGGEQLLSTTRTCPRCGVGVPELDPRWFSFNTKQGRCASCEGTGASDFDDDALATPDPCEDCGGSRLAPIPRAVRLAGERYHQASGRSVAAAAAWARGLQFTGDRALIAEAPHKELCRRLDFVCEVGLGYLTLDRRAATLSGGEMQRLRLAAQLGSGLTGALYVLDEPTIGLHPRDTDRLLGNLRRLASMGSTVLMVEHDADTIRAADHLIDLGPSGGRKGGRIVAAGPSRAVLANPDSPTARALAGEDALLSARPARPQVREQIELLGARAHNLQGDTLRIPAGRMTVIAGVSGSGKSTLIQKVLYPAARRALKLEAPEPGPHKALRLPKGILRAVAVDQSPIGRTPRSIPATFLGVWDEVRKLYAACPDAQVRGYGPARFSFNTASGGRCPACEGQGVIAHEMSFLPDVTTPCEACGGARFEPATLDVRYLGLSVGELLDLTAEEAVEVFAAHPKIRAPLSTMCDLGVGYLHIGQGSHTLSGGEAQRLKLAAELTAGARPKPTLYVLDEPTTGLHLADVTRLVRVLDRLVERGDTLVIIEHHPAVIACADHVVELGPEGGAGGGRIVAEGTPREVARQPTATGEVLKRIFAKAT
- a CDS encoding serine/threonine-protein kinase, which translates into the protein MRPQAGQVINNKYRLVRLIGDGGMGSVYEARHEVLGTTVALKFLHPELSRRSGLVQRFLQEARVSAQIQSAHVVRVSDVDQTASGLAFIVMEYLEGKTLQTLYEELYRAGVRLGYPDALEYAMQMLEGVEAAHRAGVVHRDLKPDNVIITKTAKGEPLIKLLDFGIAKLKVTGELDRGLTRPGVIMGTPEYMAPEQAYSADSVDARADIFSLGVIIFEMLAGRRPVGGDEPQQIAGAYLSGQISRLSDLAPELAPGLCAAIHRAMAASPPDRFATTAEFRSALEPFARAARAPSALTPAPSEVSMARSSGAALAAALAAPGMLTPSAAAPATNAMGDGRTSSVPKTIPPEDGGAQHASSGPPGGLGPSTPMGGFSSDARGPSASAPGFTPRPEPSSGPYFAQGGYPQIAQPATVSAAPYAPPQGVPATSHEPGPFDVSPRPGGTAVGGAPFIDRSGVPGGGFNGGPAPGYGGAYGGGAQGYIPGTAPMDPLPRISQSASAHGAQRPARRGTSLFAILLLATGITGAVVGGLYIANELSRKEQADVGPALPTLQPANTVPSDPSPPATTPTAVTPPAVTPPPVEPPVVAKPPPRPTTTAKPPATPSTTGTPPTTTAPTTRPSGTTIIPQLPWVIPSTLPPFPFPAPTSAQPPANPQPNTTSPPTTSPPTTNPTTTTPPDRPRRRVIIVPNN
- the nadC gene encoding carboxylating nicotinate-nucleotide diphosphorylase is translated as MLAAPLLDALIDRSLEEDLAGGDLTTEACVEASARATAKAVARKPLVACGGDVFLRVFQRLDRQVEGEVLVADGTAVGAGTVLWTVRGRARSLLSAERTALNLAQRMSGVASEARRYAEAIPAGSGVRITDTRKTTPGLRGLERYAVRVGGAHNHRDSLGSAVLIKDNHIVAAGGIATAIARARARAPHTTKVEVEVASLQELDQALAAGADIIMLDNFTLADVKVASARVRSAQHGRPLLEVSGGITLERIPELVAAGIDVISVGALTHSARAADIALDLSL
- a CDS encoding biotin--[acetyl-CoA-carboxylase] ligase, whose translation is MRRLDGEAIERELSRLGASFGKPLAVAAETASTNDDARSAAAAGAPHGAAFLADAQTQGRGRGGRSWHSPPGENLYLSVVLRPSLPASRVAPIALVMGLAVASVIERRLAPLPSRGASADGSVVEVRLKWPNDVLAGGRKLAGILVEAQLRGESVSSVIVGVGLNVHASSFPPDLSARATSLAMLGIDDVPRELLAAELLQAIGDAAARFEAGELAPFAEDLARMDWLRGRRVEVAGVVGVAAGIDPEGHLLVRGADGILRAVAAGEVSVISS
- a CDS encoding radical SAM protein — encoded protein: MKEDTLVVHEIYASVQGESTFAGLPCTFVRLTGCNLRCAWCDTAQAFYGGKRIRRGEVLERALALGTPLVELTGGEPLLQPGSFPLLAELCDAGRTVLVETSGEADVSRVDPRVHKIMDLKAPGSGESHRNRWSNLDHLTPRDEIKFVLADRADYDWMRETIRERRLDARGVTLLASCVWGKLSPKELVQWVLDDGLRVRVQVQLHKVIWGADAQGV
- the fbp gene encoding class 1 fructose-bisphosphatase gives rise to the protein MSDQRDLSWKPPEAPSRIGITLETYILEGMLGFPAATGAFTSLLNQFGLVAKLVTSKVRRAGLANVLGYTGQTNVQGEVVQKLDEVANETLLSVLGRRGHCAAVVSEELGEMRLLCTDPRAKYIVVVDPLDGSSNIDVNISIGTIFGVLRKSDAKMGADPSDFLRPGRDLVAAGYVLYGSSTLLVITTGLGGVHGFTYDPTVGEFFLSHENIRIPERGSTYSINEGHSARWPESVRRWNAWIKEDSKHEGRPYGARYVGSLVADAHRTLLKGGIFAYPADRGGQGKLRLLYEANPFAFIFEAAGGKASTGAERILDRVPRSLHERVPLVLGSPRDVEDFEQFVRGEG